In Cololabis saira isolate AMF1-May2022 chromosome 14, fColSai1.1, whole genome shotgun sequence, a single genomic region encodes these proteins:
- the LOC133459951 gene encoding ion channel TACAN-like — protein sequence MFSPSGLSECLREWDELEKDYQQVQDTQRLYKQKLEEVTKLQNSCSSAIDRQRKKLKELTASLGKCKGTRPTDLSPEDMASIAEIKESIKEKTDTFFEMEAFLPKKNGLYLGLVLGNVSVTLLNKQTKFAYKDEYEKFKLILTVILFIFSFTCQFLFSYRVLDALFNFLLVWYYCTLTIRESVLISNGSRIKGWWAFHHYLSTFLSGVMLTWPEGALYQMFRSQFLGYNLYQSFVQFLQYYYQSGCLYRLRALGEGHNMDVTVEGFQSWMWRGLTFLLPFLFFGHFWQFYNSVTLFRMFQLPECKEWQVLMCGCSYMALFMGNFLTTLRVVYQKYMGNQDKSKSV from the exons ATGTTCAGCCCGTCGGGTTTGTCCGAGTGCTTGCGGGAGTGGGATGAATTGGAGAAAGACTACCAGCAGGTCCAG GACACTCAGCGTTTATACAAACAGAAGCTGGAGGAAGTGACCAAACTTCAAAACAGCTGTTCCAGTGCCATCGACCGGCAGAGGAAGAAACTGAAAGAGCTCACCGCGTCACTAGGAAA ATGCAAAGGAACCCGTCCAACAGACTTGAGTCCAGAGGATATGGCGTCCATCGCTGAGATCAAAGAGTCCATCAAAGAAAAAACAGATACTTTCTTTGAGATGGAAGCTTTTCTCCCAAAGAAGAACGG ACTTTACCTCGGTCTCGTTTTAGGAAACGTCAGCGTCACGCTCCTCAACAAACAGACAAA ATTCGCCTACAAGGATGAATATGAGAAGTTTAAACTCATCCTCACCGTCATTCTCTTCATATTCTCCTTCACGTGTCAATTTCTGTTCAGCTACAG AGTCCTGGACGCCCTGTTTAACTTCCTGTTGGTGTGGTACTACTGCACGCTCACCATCAGGGAGAGTGTCCTCATCAGCAACGGCTCAAG GATCAAAGGCTGGTGGGCTTTCCATCATTATTTGTCGACCTTCTTGTCTGGAGTCATGCTCACGTG GCCTGAGGGCGCTCTCTACCAGATGTTCAGAAGCCAGTTCCTGGGCTACAATCTCTACCAGA GCTTTGTTCAGTTCCTGCAGTACTACTACCAGAGCGGCTGCCTGTACAGACTCAGAGCTCTGGGAGAAGGACACAACATGGATGTGACAGTCG AGGGTTTCCAGTCGTGGATGTGGAGAGGTCTGaccttcctccttcccttcctgtTCTTCGGTCAC TTCTGGCAGTTCTACAACAGCGTCACGCTCTTCAGGATGTTCCAGCTCCCGGAGTGTAAAGAGTGGCAG GTGCTGATGTGCGGCTGCTCCTACATGGCCCTCTTCATGGGGAACTTCCTCACCACCCTGCGAGTGGTTTACCAGAAATACATGGGCAACCAGGACAAGTCCAAGAGCGTCTGA